From Pseudarthrobacter equi, a single genomic window includes:
- a CDS encoding DUF4913 domain-containing protein: MKCCIEWYLHPEASRVAALWRAWEHLRLDPGRVWAASVGATMQTTTCESSLTLMGRFSNWT; encoded by the coding sequence GTGAAGTGTTGCATCGAGTGGTACTTACACCCCGAAGCCTCCCGCGTAGCGGCACTCTGGCGCGCTTGGGAACACCTGCGTCTCGACCCTGGGAGGGTATGGGCGGCGTCTGTTGGCGCGACCATGCAGACCACCACATGCGAGTCCTCCTTGACCCTCATGGGCCGTTTCTCCAACTGGACATAA